The proteins below are encoded in one region of Leptotrichia sp. oral taxon 218:
- the leuS gene encoding leucine--tRNA ligase, which produces MIKEYNPNEIEKKWQDKWAEKDVFKSENKADGKENYYVLEMFAYPSGKLHVGHLRNYAIGDAIARYKKMKGFNVLHPFGWDSFGLPAENAAIDHGAHPGKWTKANIDNMRRQLKLMGLSYDWDRELSTYTPEYYKWNQKFFIEMYKKGLVYKKKSFVNWCPDCNTVLANEQVEDGKCWRHSKTDVIQKELSQWYFKITDYAEELLTGHEELRGHWPEQVLTMQKNWIGKSTGSEVDFILDYKFENNGHTHLKLNDKGEVVISVFTTRPDTLYGVTYATVAPEHPLVEEVILKENPSIREKVEAMRNEDKIARTAEDKEKEGVFSGLYVINPVNGEKVQLWVANYVLMDYGTGAVMAVPAHDERDFQFAKKYNLDLKIVVNPVDKNGNLEEVSVEKLENALTVPGVLVNSEEFNGLNSNEAKEKITEKLEKIGLGKKTVNYRLHDWLISRQRYWGTPIPVIYDEDGNIYLEEEENLPVKLPTDIEFNGKGNPLETSEEFKDVILPNGKKGRRETDTMDTFVDSSWYYLRYLDSHNADKPFEKADADAWTPVNQYIGGIEHAVMHLLYARFFHKSLRDLGYVDTNEPFKKLLTQGMVLGPSFYSQNERRYLFPREAEFKDGKAFSIETGEELVTKVEKMSKSKNNGVDPEEIVKEYGADSSRVFTLFAAPPEKELEWNMNGLAGAYRFINRLYLLVSGTAEFSDHNAKSANHYGVELKNRNQKDEEIQKKLHQTVKKVTESIEDDFHFNTAIAAVMELLNDMTTYKQEVIDKDNISSESKKIWREVLEKTILLIAPFAPHVADELWAYLGNETFTFEEEWPKYDEELTKDHTFNLVIQVNGKVRDMVSAQIGISKDDAEKLALESEKAKKFIDGKEVVKVIVVPNKLVNVVVKG; this is translated from the coding sequence ATGATTAAGGAATATAATCCTAATGAAATTGAGAAAAAATGGCAAGATAAATGGGCTGAAAAAGATGTTTTTAAATCTGAAAATAAGGCCGATGGGAAAGAGAATTATTATGTGCTTGAGATGTTTGCATATCCGTCAGGGAAATTGCATGTTGGGCATTTGAGAAATTATGCGATTGGTGATGCGATTGCTAGATATAAGAAAATGAAAGGGTTTAATGTGTTGCATCCATTTGGATGGGATAGTTTTGGGTTACCTGCGGAAAATGCGGCGATTGATCATGGGGCTCATCCTGGAAAATGGACTAAAGCGAACATTGACAACATGAGAAGACAGTTGAAACTTATGGGTCTTTCTTATGATTGGGATAGAGAACTTAGCACTTACACTCCAGAGTATTACAAATGGAATCAAAAATTCTTTATTGAAATGTATAAAAAAGGATTGGTTTATAAGAAAAAATCTTTTGTAAACTGGTGTCCTGATTGTAATACGGTTTTGGCGAATGAACAAGTTGAAGATGGGAAATGCTGGAGACATAGTAAAACTGATGTTATTCAAAAGGAATTGTCGCAATGGTATTTTAAAATAACTGATTATGCTGAAGAATTGCTTACAGGGCATGAAGAACTTAGAGGACATTGGCCTGAACAAGTTTTAACTATGCAAAAAAACTGGATTGGAAAATCAACTGGATCTGAAGTTGACTTTATTTTAGATTACAAATTTGAAAATAATGGACATACGCATTTGAAATTGAATGACAAGGGAGAAGTTGTAATTTCTGTGTTTACAACAAGACCTGATACACTTTATGGAGTTACTTATGCAACTGTTGCACCTGAACATCCATTAGTTGAGGAAGTTATTTTAAAGGAAAATCCTAGTATTAGAGAAAAAGTTGAAGCGATGAGAAATGAAGATAAAATAGCTCGTACAGCAGAAGATAAGGAAAAAGAAGGAGTATTTTCTGGACTTTATGTGATTAATCCTGTAAATGGTGAAAAAGTGCAGTTGTGGGTTGCAAATTATGTGTTGATGGATTATGGGACAGGAGCTGTTATGGCGGTACCTGCACATGATGAAAGAGATTTTCAATTTGCTAAGAAATATAACTTGGATTTGAAAATTGTTGTAAATCCTGTTGACAAAAATGGAAATTTAGAAGAAGTTTCTGTTGAAAAATTGGAAAATGCTTTAACAGTTCCAGGAGTATTAGTGAATTCAGAAGAATTTAACGGATTAAATAGTAATGAAGCAAAAGAGAAAATTACTGAAAAATTGGAAAAAATTGGGCTTGGTAAGAAAACGGTAAATTATAGACTTCATGATTGGTTGATTAGTAGACAAAGATATTGGGGAACTCCGATTCCTGTAATTTATGATGAAGATGGGAATATTTACTTGGAAGAAGAAGAAAACTTGCCTGTGAAACTTCCTACTGATATTGAATTTAATGGGAAAGGGAATCCGCTTGAAACTTCAGAAGAGTTTAAGGATGTGATTTTGCCAAATGGGAAAAAAGGTAGAAGAGAAACTGATACGATGGATACTTTCGTTGACTCGTCTTGGTACTATTTGAGATATTTGGATTCTCATAATGCGGATAAGCCATTTGAAAAAGCGGACGCAGATGCTTGGACACCTGTAAATCAATATATTGGTGGAATTGAACATGCGGTAATGCATTTGCTTTATGCGAGATTTTTCCATAAATCACTTAGAGATTTGGGATATGTTGACACAAATGAGCCGTTTAAAAAATTATTGACGCAAGGAATGGTTTTAGGGCCTTCATTCTATTCGCAAAATGAGAGAAGATACTTATTCCCAAGAGAAGCTGAATTTAAAGATGGAAAAGCGTTCTCGATTGAAACAGGGGAAGAATTAGTTACAAAAGTAGAAAAAATGAGTAAATCAAAAAATAATGGAGTTGATCCTGAAGAAATCGTGAAAGAATACGGAGCCGACTCTTCAAGAGTGTTTACATTATTTGCTGCACCGCCTGAAAAAGAATTGGAATGGAACATGAATGGGCTTGCAGGGGCATACAGATTTATAAACAGATTGTATTTGTTGGTTTCTGGAACTGCAGAATTTTCTGACCATAATGCGAAATCAGCAAATCACTATGGAGTTGAATTAAAAAATAGAAATCAAAAAGATGAAGAAATTCAAAAGAAATTGCATCAAACAGTTAAAAAAGTTACAGAAAGCATCGAAGATGATTTCCACTTCAATACCGCAATTGCAGCTGTTATGGAATTGTTAAACGACATGACGACTTACAAGCAAGAAGTAATTGATAAAGACAATATATCTTCAGAAAGCAAAAAAATCTGGCGTGAAGTATTGGAAAAAACAATCTTGTTAATCGCACCATTTGCACCACATGTAGCTGATGAATTGTGGGCTTATTTAGGAAATGAAACATTTACTTTTGAAGAAGAATGGCCAAAATATGACGAAGAATTGACAAAAGATCATACTTTCAATTTGGTAATCCAAGTAAACGGAAAAGTTAGAGATATGGTTTCGGCTCAAATTGGAATTTCAAAAGATGACGCTGAAAAACTTGCGCTGGAATCAGAAAAGGCTAAGAAATTTATTGATGGAAAAGAAGTTGTGAAAGTGATTGTTGTACCAAATAAATTGGTTAATGTTGTTGTAAAAGGGTAA
- a CDS encoding type II toxin-antitoxin system death-on-curing family toxin gives MIKYFEVSNILKIHNKVLKLSGGLKGYKDKLGLKKVCDFVQNDLYYPEFLDKLEYIIFSISKNHFFNDGNKRTSIAVGAYFLIENGYDKKITEYIRDMEDAVIELVENKISREKFKENLKKYI, from the coding sequence ATGATTAAATATTTTGAAGTTTCTAATATTTTGAAAATACATAATAAAGTTTTAAAATTATCAGGTGGATTAAAAGGATATAAAGATAAGTTAGGACTAAAGAAAGTTTGCGATTTCGTGCAAAATGATTTGTATTATCCTGAATTTTTGGATAAATTGGAGTACATAATTTTTAGTATATCAAAAAATCACTTTTTTAATGATGGAAATAAAAGAACTTCTATCGCTGTAGGAGCATATTTTTTGATAGAAAATGGATATGATAAAAAAATAACAGAATATATCAGAGATATGGAAGATGCAGTTATTGAACTTGTTGAAAATAAAATTAGTAGAGAAAAATTTAAAGAAAATCTGAAAAAATATATTTAA